The following proteins are co-located in the Acidobacteriota bacterium genome:
- a CDS encoding 30S ribosomal protein S1: ESAPEAEAASGEEAEKAAGAEAQADEAKAEEAAGEEAADDEAKDADKAEAKAAADDSDQSEAQAAGGDDKGDDDQPPPIDLDSLGPDDELEFEDFARLIDESMHNLVEGEIVTGRVINITDDAVVVDVGYKSEGLIPIHEFRRHDGEVTVELGDEVEVLLEKTEDQEGHVLLSRQKAERMRRWNEVEKAYKDNAIIQGRVIDRIKGGLTVDVGLRAFLPGSLVDIKPVKNLEQMRGRELEFKVISLDRRRNNIVLSRKAVLEKEFAKKKAETLKKLVEGARIEGVVKNITDYGVFIDLGGIDGLLHITDISWGRVNHPSEHFSVGDEVEIVVLKFDPETERVSLGYKQKSEDPWNLVDKKYPIGSRVDGRVVSLVDYGAFVEIEEGVEGLIHVSEMSWTKKVVNPSKILSVGDEVQAIVSELDMGQRRISLSLRQTERNPWEELADTFPEGSIIEGKVRNLTDFGAFVEITEGIDGLIHVSDMSWTKRVKHPSEVLKKGETVKARITNIDTQNQRISLSIKEFRPNEWQDFVDSHHVGDIVEGRVVNTTDFGLFVDIYEGLEGLVHISETDVNVAKLEDYFRVGDWVRARILRIEETEKKVGLTMRGVPQPTPEEIEELEAADKDEDEESDEAAAEETTEAAAEEDSDAAEESSDEAEEAAAEDASEEATAEETTEAAAEESSDDAEASDAEASESAEESTDEDSDEGEAKAEEAEAAAEDASDDSEGGSSEESGEAAAEEEKEAAS; the protein is encoded by the coding sequence TGACCAGTCGGAGGCCCAGGCCGCCGGCGGTGACGACAAGGGGGACGACGACCAGCCGCCCCCCATCGATCTCGACAGTCTGGGTCCGGACGACGAGCTGGAGTTCGAGGACTTCGCCCGTCTCATCGACGAGAGCATGCACAACCTGGTGGAAGGTGAGATCGTCACCGGCCGGGTGATCAACATCACCGACGACGCGGTGGTGGTGGATGTCGGATACAAGTCGGAAGGCTTGATCCCCATCCACGAGTTCCGCCGTCACGACGGCGAGGTCACCGTCGAGCTCGGAGACGAGGTCGAGGTGCTGCTGGAGAAGACCGAGGACCAGGAAGGCCACGTGCTGCTATCGCGCCAGAAGGCCGAGCGCATGCGCCGCTGGAACGAGGTCGAGAAAGCCTACAAGGACAACGCCATCATCCAGGGCCGGGTCATCGACCGCATCAAGGGCGGCCTGACCGTGGACGTGGGGCTGCGCGCCTTCCTGCCGGGCTCGCTGGTGGACATCAAGCCGGTGAAGAACCTGGAGCAGATGCGCGGCCGGGAGCTGGAGTTCAAGGTCATCAGCCTCGATCGCCGGCGCAACAACATCGTGCTGTCCCGCAAGGCCGTGCTGGAGAAGGAATTCGCCAAGAAGAAGGCGGAGACCCTCAAGAAGCTGGTGGAAGGTGCCCGCATCGAGGGCGTGGTCAAGAACATCACCGACTACGGGGTGTTCATCGACCTCGGCGGCATCGACGGCCTGCTGCACATCACCGACATCTCCTGGGGCCGGGTCAACCACCCCTCCGAGCACTTCAGCGTCGGCGACGAAGTCGAGATCGTGGTGCTCAAATTCGATCCCGAGACCGAGCGCGTCTCCCTGGGCTACAAGCAGAAGTCCGAGGATCCGTGGAACCTGGTGGACAAGAAGTACCCCATCGGCTCCCGGGTCGACGGTCGTGTCGTCAGCCTGGTGGACTACGGTGCCTTCGTCGAGATCGAGGAAGGCGTCGAGGGTCTGATCCACGTCAGCGAGATGTCGTGGACCAAGAAGGTGGTCAACCCCTCCAAGATCCTCAGCGTCGGCGACGAGGTCCAGGCCATCGTCTCCGAGCTGGACATGGGGCAGCGCCGCATCAGCCTCTCCCTGCGCCAGACCGAGCGCAATCCCTGGGAGGAGCTGGCGGACACCTTCCCCGAGGGCTCGATCATCGAGGGCAAGGTGCGCAACCTCACCGATTTCGGCGCCTTCGTCGAGATCACCGAGGGCATCGACGGCCTGATCCACGTCTCCGACATGAGCTGGACCAAGCGGGTCAAGCATCCGTCGGAGGTGCTCAAGAAGGGTGAGACGGTCAAGGCCCGGATCACCAACATCGACACCCAGAACCAGCGTATCTCCCTGTCTATCAAGGAGTTCCGGCCCAACGAGTGGCAGGACTTCGTGGACAGCCACCACGTCGGGGACATCGTCGAGGGCCGGGTGGTGAACACCACCGACTTCGGTCTCTTCGTCGACATCTACGAGGGTCTGGAGGGCCTGGTCCACATCAGCGAGACCGACGTCAACGTCGCCAAGCTGGAAGATTACTTCCGGGTCGGCGATTGGGTCCGCGCCCGTATTCTGCGCATCGAGGAGACCGAGAAGAAGGTCGGCCTGACCATGCGCGGCGTACCCCAGCCCACCCCCGAAGAGATCGAGGAGCTGGAGGCCGCGGACAAGGACGAGGACGAGGAGAGCGACGAGGCCGCTGCCGAGGAGACCACCGAGGCTGCTGCCGAGGAAGACTCCGACGCCGCCGAGGAGAGCTCCGACGAGGCTGAAGAAGCCGCCGCCGAGGACGCTTCTGAGGAGGCCACCGCGGAGGAGACCACCGAGGCCGCTGCCGAGGAGAGCTCCGACGATGCCGAAGCTTCCGACGCCGAGGCCAGTGAGTCTGCCGAAGAGTCCACCGATGAGGACTCCGACGAGGGCGAGGCGAAGGCCGAAGAGGCCGAAGCCGCCGCCGAGGACGCTTCCGACGACTCCGAGGGCGGCTCTTCTGAAGAAAGTGGTGAAGCCGCTGCCGAGGAGGAGAAAGAGGCGGCCAGCTGA